The Chryseobacterium suipulveris genome window below encodes:
- a CDS encoding MFS transporter, whose protein sequence is MSQHFNSQQEHDAYVEEKKKNSTIWGVIMASSLGTLIEWYDFYIFGSLAVVLATKFFPADNPTAAFLSTLATFAAGFVVRPFGALFFGRLGDMIGRKYTFLVTLLIMGFSTFLIGCVPSYETIGFIAPVLVLILRLLQGLALGGEYGGAATYVAEYAQPGRRGYWTSWIQTTATAGLFISLIVILVTKTSLTAEEFDNWGWRIPFWISILMVGVSYVIRRNMKESPLFAKAKKEGKTSSNPLKESFGNRYNFKFVLLALFGAVMGQGVIWYTGQFYAMNFMQKVMNIDSAQVDTMMALALFLATPFFVFFGWLSDKVGRKPIILLGMLIAILAYRPIYDKMFKSVGITEKTLEKNGVTEKRTAKLHEKITTDSLITFHTEKIFTDGTSMKKDSIVHWSPSGPIIKDGKPEPATLKTAITVNSDTRWLLILLVFIQVIFVTMVYGPIAAFLVEMFPVRIRYTSMSLPYHIGNGVFGGLLPAVATYLVTSGKDAGHAQWYLEGLWYPIVVAGICFVIGLIYLNGKDKEVTD, encoded by the coding sequence ATGAGTCAACATTTTAATTCTCAGCAGGAGCACGACGCTTACGTTGAAGAAAAGAAAAAAAACAGCACGATTTGGGGCGTAATCATGGCTTCGTCCCTCGGAACTCTGATTGAGTGGTACGACTTCTACATTTTCGGAAGTTTGGCAGTGGTTCTCGCCACCAAGTTTTTCCCTGCAGATAATCCAACTGCGGCGTTTCTCTCCACCTTGGCAACTTTTGCGGCGGGATTTGTGGTGAGACCTTTCGGCGCACTGTTCTTCGGAAGATTGGGCGACATGATCGGCAGAAAGTACACCTTTCTGGTTACACTTTTAATTATGGGATTCTCAACATTCCTGATCGGTTGCGTTCCGTCTTATGAAACCATCGGATTCATCGCGCCAGTTTTGGTTCTGATCTTGAGATTGCTTCAAGGTTTGGCACTCGGCGGCGAATACGGAGGAGCCGCAACTTATGTCGCAGAATACGCGCAACCAGGACGAAGAGGTTACTGGACATCGTGGATTCAAACGACTGCAACTGCCGGATTATTTATTTCGCTCATCGTAATTTTGGTGACAAAAACATCATTAACCGCCGAAGAATTTGACAATTGGGGATGGAGAATCCCGTTCTGGATTTCAATTTTGATGGTTGGAGTTTCCTACGTCATCAGAAGAAATATGAAGGAATCCCCACTCTTCGCAAAAGCTAAAAAAGAGGGAAAAACTTCATCAAATCCATTAAAGGAATCTTTCGGCAACCGCTACAATTTCAAATTCGTTCTACTCGCGCTATTTGGTGCGGTGATGGGACAAGGTGTGATTTGGTACACTGGTCAGTTCTACGCGATGAACTTTATGCAGAAAGTAATGAACATCGACTCTGCACAAGTGGATACGATGATGGCACTCGCTCTGTTCCTTGCGACACCGTTCTTCGTATTTTTCGGCTGGCTCTCCGACAAAGTGGGTAGAAAACCGATTATCCTTCTGGGAATGCTGATTGCGATTTTGGCTTACAGACCGATTTACGACAAGATGTTTAAATCAGTGGGAATAACCGAAAAAACCCTTGAGAAAAATGGAGTTACCGAAAAGCGTACCGCAAAACTTCACGAAAAAATTACAACCGACAGTTTAATCACCTTCCATACCGAAAAAATATTTACCGACGGAACTTCGATGAAGAAAGACAGCATCGTGCACTGGTCACCAAGCGGTCCGATCATCAAAGACGGAAAACCTGAACCTGCAACTTTGAAAACGGCGATTACGGTAAATTCCGATACGAGATGGCTACTAATTCTGCTGGTTTTCATCCAGGTGATTTTCGTGACGATGGTTTATGGGCCGATTGCGGCGTTCCTCGTTGAAATGTTCCCAGTAAGGATTCGCTACACTTCAATGTCGCTTCCTTACCATATCGGAAACGGTGTCTTCGGCGGACTTTTACCTGCAGTTGCTACGTATCTCGTAACCAGCGGAAAAGATGCGGGACACGCTCAATGGTATCTTGAAGGACTTTGGTATCCGATCGTTGTTGCGGGAATCTGTTTCGTGATCGGGTTGATTTACCTTAACGGAAAAGACAAAGAAGTCACGGATTAA
- a CDS encoding IS1/IS1595 family N-terminal zinc-binding domain-containing protein codes for MPNSCPKCNEKNIVKSGIINERQRFYCKDCNYYFTVKKLGKQIDDYFVTKALQLYLEGLSYREIERIIGVSHVTVSSWIRKYNIKRPPHSDFHPVYKVFKQSELIEFMQNEANIKGSGIIITEFGDKYMMIKWERFKK; via the coding sequence ATGCCCAATTCCTGCCCGAAATGCAACGAGAAAAACATTGTTAAAAGCGGTATCATCAACGAAAGACAGCGGTTCTACTGCAAAGACTGCAATTATTATTTCACTGTAAAAAAGCTTGGGAAGCAAATCGACGACTACTTTGTAACGAAGGCGCTCCAACTCTATCTGGAAGGTTTAAGCTACCGCGAAATCGAAAGAATCATCGGCGTTTCACACGTTACGGTAAGTTCTTGGATCAGAAAATACAATATCAAAAGACCGCCCCATTCCGATTTCCATCCTGTGTATAAAGTTTTTAAACAAAGCGAGCTGATCGAATTCATGCAAAACGAAGCAAATATCAAAGGATCGGGAATCATCATCACCGAGTTTGGCGACAAGTATATGATGATTAAATGGGAAAGGTTTAAAAAGTAA
- a CDS encoding aspartate carbamoyltransferase catalytic subunit has protein sequence MIKLSRISKEDIEKILNAALEFADGKVCKAKSDVFVSNLFFEDSTRTRVSFEVAERKLGLHVIPFDVQTSSVNKGESLYDTIKTIESIGIDLAVIRHSKDRYYDELIDADLALINAGDGIGHHPSQSLLDLMTIKQEFGSFEGLTVGIVGDVKHSRVANSDADALRRLGAKVHFSGPEDWFGQGEMMNGTYRNLDHLIPEADVIMLLRIQHERHSSEMQISDYLNKYGMTKEREKRMKPGAIIMHPAPINRGVEIDSDLVECERSRIFKQMENGVYARMAILKDALEKKGFEFEEIKK, from the coding sequence ATGATCAAGCTATCAAGAATAAGCAAAGAAGACATCGAGAAAATACTGAATGCCGCGCTGGAATTTGCCGACGGAAAAGTGTGTAAGGCGAAATCGGACGTTTTTGTTTCCAACCTCTTTTTTGAAGACAGTACCAGAACAAGGGTAAGCTTCGAGGTGGCCGAAAGAAAACTGGGACTCCACGTCATTCCTTTCGATGTGCAGACAAGTTCCGTGAATAAAGGCGAATCGTTATACGACACCATCAAAACTATCGAGTCGATCGGGATTGACCTTGCTGTAATCAGACACAGTAAGGACCGATATTACGACGAACTGATTGACGCAGATTTAGCGCTGATCAACGCAGGTGACGGAATCGGCCATCATCCGAGTCAGAGTTTGCTGGATCTGATGACCATTAAGCAAGAATTCGGAAGCTTTGAAGGACTCACTGTCGGAATTGTAGGCGACGTAAAGCACAGCAGAGTTGCCAATTCCGATGCGGATGCATTGCGAAGATTGGGAGCAAAAGTTCACTTCTCTGGTCCTGAAGATTGGTTCGGACAAGGTGAAATGATGAACGGAACTTACCGGAACCTCGACCACCTTATTCCTGAAGCCGACGTAATTATGCTGTTGAGAATTCAGCACGAAAGACACAGCAGCGAAATGCAGATCAGCGATTATCTGAACAAATACGGAATGACCAAGGAGCGCGAGAAAAGAATGAAACCAGGTGCAATCATTATGCATCCTGCACCGATTAACCGCGGTGTGGAGATCGACAGCGACTTGGTGGAATGCGAACGTTCGAGAATTTTCAAGCAAATGGAAAACGGCGTTTATGCGAGAATGGCGATTCTGAAAGATGCGCTCGAAAAGAAGGGCTTCGAATTCGAAGAAATCAAGAAATAA
- a CDS encoding serine hydrolase domain-containing protein, with translation MIQSTNPRTFSGVVFISENGKTIYQKTKGFSEEEKKVSLKIDDKFSSMSIAKQVTSTLVMLEAEKGNINLDAPINQNLKDIPYSWASKVTVHHLLNNTSGIDSWELKENLLFEPGTQFKYSNIGYGLLSKILENASGKKYSELVNRLFSDLKMKDSHYPTESFPQVKSYFISKEKGKNLVIEFPLKSEYFPGSNLTVSATDLNKWNFALHNGKILQPESYRRMINYSITNLHTLFSEREIGYGYGLRINDKNGFVEYGHTGFMPTAGFTAVNLYYTKNNISVIVLENQATDNFDIAYYFEEQIRKIVVESDLIK, from the coding sequence TTGATTCAATCCACCAATCCCCGAACTTTCAGTGGAGTAGTTTTTATTTCCGAAAATGGAAAAACAATCTATCAAAAAACTAAAGGTTTCTCGGAAGAAGAGAAAAAAGTGTCTTTAAAAATTGATGATAAATTTTCATCAATGTCTATTGCAAAGCAGGTTACTTCAACTTTGGTCATGCTTGAGGCAGAAAAAGGAAATATCAATCTTGATGCTCCCATTAATCAAAATCTGAAAGACATCCCATATTCTTGGGCATCAAAAGTAACAGTTCATCATTTGCTGAATAACACTTCGGGAATAGATTCTTGGGAACTCAAGGAAAATCTCTTATTTGAACCAGGAACTCAATTCAAATATTCAAATATTGGTTATGGACTTTTAAGCAAAATTTTAGAAAACGCTTCAGGTAAAAAATATTCCGAATTGGTGAACCGTCTTTTTTCGGATCTAAAAATGAAAGACAGCCATTATCCAACTGAAAGTTTTCCACAGGTTAAAAGTTATTTTATTTCGAAAGAAAAAGGAAAGAATTTGGTCATCGAATTTCCTTTAAAATCGGAATATTTTCCCGGAAGTAATCTTACGGTTTCTGCAACTGATCTAAATAAATGGAACTTTGCTTTACACAATGGGAAAATCCTTCAACCTGAAAGTTACAGGAGAATGATAAATTATTCCATTACCAATCTTCATACGCTTTTCAGTGAAAGAGAAATTGGTTACGGATATGGATTAAGAATTAATGATAAAAACGGATTTGTAGAATACGGACATACAGGATTTATGCCGACAGCAGGATTTACAGCCGTTAATCTTTATTATACGAAAAATAATATCAGCGTTATCGTTTTGGAAAATCAGGCAACTGATAATTTTGATATTGCCTATTATTTTGAAGAGCAAATTAGAAAAATTGTAGTTGAAAGTGATTTAATTAAGTAA
- a CDS encoding DUF6814 family protein, translated as MDSIKKILGIVWLAIAAAVLYLGITVMGIPKLVSGKQEDLVFGIIIVFILLPIVVGGMAVFGWYALKGEYSQEKM; from the coding sequence ATGGATTCAATAAAAAAAATATTAGGAATTGTTTGGCTCGCCATCGCTGCAGCGGTACTCTACCTCGGAATTACCGTAATGGGAATCCCGAAACTGGTGTCTGGAAAACAGGAGGATTTGGTTTTTGGGATCATCATCGTGTTCATTCTACTTCCGATAGTTGTCGGTGGAATGGCGGTTTTCGGTTGGTACGCGCTGAAAGGTGAATATTCTCAGGAAAAAATGTAG
- the carA gene encoding glutamine-hydrolyzing carbamoyl-phosphate synthase small subunit, giving the protein MKKKLILESGEVFHGTGFGADTDTVGEVVFNTGMTGYQELISDPSYSGQLVCMTYPLIGNYGINRDDYESMEPAMKGLIVKELCDFPSNFRNQMTVDELFKKKNLSGIQGIDTRKLTRIIRNKGVVRGKIVNENVDEQEVVNFLNNFEVPSNQVESVSTKTAYAAPGRGFKVVLVDFGSKLGIIRELSQRDCDITVVSQDTTADEILLMNPDGVMLSNGPGNPEDVKGAKEMINGIIGKVPVFGICLGHQLIGLACGAKTFKLKFGHRGGNHPVLDIARNRVEITSQNHGYAIDSESLKSTDLEETHIALNDRTNEGFRHKVHPCFSVQYHPEASPGPEDTNYHFEEFIDLMYQFRNGTM; this is encoded by the coding sequence ATGAAAAAGAAATTAATTTTAGAATCTGGTGAAGTTTTTCACGGTACGGGTTTCGGAGCAGATACCGATACGGTAGGAGAAGTAGTTTTCAACACAGGAATGACGGGTTATCAGGAACTGATTTCCGATCCGTCGTACAGCGGACAGTTGGTTTGTATGACATACCCGCTCATCGGAAACTACGGCATCAACCGGGACGACTACGAAAGTATGGAACCTGCGATGAAAGGATTGATCGTGAAAGAACTCTGTGATTTCCCTTCCAATTTCAGGAACCAGATGACGGTCGACGAACTGTTTAAAAAGAAAAACCTTTCCGGAATCCAGGGAATCGATACCCGCAAACTGACGAGAATCATCAGAAATAAAGGCGTTGTTCGCGGAAAGATAGTGAACGAAAATGTCGATGAACAGGAAGTTGTGAATTTTCTCAACAATTTCGAAGTCCCTTCAAACCAGGTCGAAAGCGTCTCCACCAAAACAGCGTACGCTGCTCCTGGAAGAGGTTTCAAAGTAGTATTGGTAGATTTCGGGTCGAAGTTGGGAATCATCCGCGAACTTTCTCAAAGAGATTGCGATATCACGGTCGTTTCGCAGGACACCACCGCTGACGAAATCCTTCTGATGAATCCCGATGGAGTGATGCTTTCCAACGGTCCTGGAAATCCGGAAGATGTGAAAGGCGCTAAAGAAATGATCAACGGAATCATCGGTAAAGTCCCTGTTTTCGGGATTTGCCTCGGTCATCAGTTAATCGGTTTGGCGTGTGGTGCGAAAACCTTCAAACTGAAATTCGGTCACCGCGGAGGAAACCATCCCGTTCTCGATATTGCAAGAAACCGTGTAGAAATCACTTCCCAAAACCACGGTTATGCCATCGATTCTGAAAGCTTAAAATCTACAGATTTAGAGGAAACCCACATCGCACTGAACGACAGAACAAACGAAGGTTTCCGACATAAAGTTCACCCTTGTTTCTCGGTGCAGTACCATCCGGAGGCAAGTCCAGGTCCTGAAGACACCAATTATCATTTTGAAGAGTTTATTGATCTAATGTATCAATTTAGAAATGGGACAATGTAA
- a CDS encoding ATP-binding protein → MSSPLLFILVVIYLGLLFFIAFLAEKKKSNFWVNNPYIYSLSLAVYCSAWTYYGSIGVAANQGLEFLAVYIGPVIIIPSWIYINTKIIRISRVNKISSIADFISLRYGNSRFLGALVATVCILAVIPYIGLQIKAISETFHLVTLTENSDNILLDSATYVVLIIALFSAYYGTKYVDASEKRIGIVSALAFESFLKLIFFIVLGFFVVYGVFNGFDDIYERASKLPDFAQKNTINGLDGGFNWFLMSILSMTAIFLLPRQFHTTIIENRTEKHLKTAIWLFPLYLLLMNVFVFPIAWGGKVLFLNENVNPEFYSILIPQKLGNILVTAMVFFGGLSACISMIIISSISLSVMLSNNIIIPYGWLDNFKTETENANNKTIMNIRKFSIFSMIITGFIFYKYLISDSTLFSVGLIAFELTAQLAPSFFGAIFWRRGSFSGAVVGIIAGVLICYLNLILPNYFDTTYQNSGLFKFFTIPYLSPVANTFFWSLLVNAGLFIMISTNVVAHYRERNFAELFVDINDYIRSHENAYIWKGTANISDIRKILTRFLGEKKTEQALKIFNLKYNISDENDTADSRFIKFSENLLSGRIGTASAKILIEGVTKEDKISLPEVLRILEESKENITLNKQLTEQSRQLTKLSSELQSANQNLLVKDKEKDEFLDTVAHELRTPLTAIRATSEILMDDDEMPLEIRKDFLENIITESDRLNEIINDILYLDKLETGEFPLQIQRNNIIDTFHKAVKPLIHLFEQRNLHHSEVNLLENEFYEFDEQRIIQVFQNILGNALKFTNEQGMIQTKFQQKENRLKISIFNTGKTIPEEDLKYIFDKFYQSRNQNLQKPVGSGLGLAICKKIIDAHGGEIAVKNKDIGVSFEIYLKTEDVETRKI, encoded by the coding sequence ATGAGTAGTCCGCTGTTGTTTATTTTGGTTGTCATTTACCTCGGACTTTTGTTTTTCATCGCCTTTTTGGCAGAAAAGAAGAAAAGCAATTTCTGGGTCAACAATCCCTACATCTACTCGCTTTCACTGGCGGTGTACTGTTCGGCGTGGACTTACTACGGAAGCATCGGTGTTGCAGCAAACCAAGGTCTGGAGTTTCTCGCAGTCTATATCGGACCCGTAATCATCATTCCGTCGTGGATTTACATCAATACCAAAATCATCAGAATTTCCCGGGTTAATAAAATCTCAAGCATTGCCGACTTTATTTCCCTTCGGTACGGAAACAGCCGTTTTCTGGGAGCTTTGGTCGCTACAGTCTGCATTTTGGCGGTGATTCCCTATATCGGTTTGCAGATCAAGGCGATTTCGGAGACGTTTCATCTGGTGACGCTTACCGAAAATTCAGACAATATCCTGTTGGACAGCGCAACATATGTGGTACTCATTATCGCACTTTTCTCCGCCTACTATGGAACAAAATATGTTGATGCCTCCGAAAAGAGAATCGGGATTGTATCGGCTTTGGCATTTGAAAGTTTTCTGAAGCTGATCTTCTTCATCGTTCTCGGATTTTTTGTGGTTTATGGTGTATTTAATGGTTTTGATGACATTTATGAAAGGGCGTCAAAACTTCCGGATTTCGCTCAGAAGAACACCATTAACGGTTTAGATGGCGGCTTCAACTGGTTCCTGATGTCGATCCTTTCGATGACGGCGATTTTCCTTTTACCAAGACAGTTTCACACCACGATTATCGAAAACAGAACGGAGAAACATCTGAAAACTGCAATCTGGTTGTTTCCACTTTATCTCTTGCTGATGAATGTATTCGTGTTCCCAATTGCGTGGGGCGGAAAAGTTCTGTTTCTGAACGAAAATGTAAATCCCGAGTTCTACTCTATCTTGATTCCGCAAAAACTTGGCAATATTCTCGTTACGGCGATGGTTTTTTTTGGTGGGTTAAGCGCCTGTATTTCAATGATCATCATTTCGAGTATTTCCCTTTCGGTGATGCTTTCCAACAATATCATCATTCCTTACGGATGGTTGGACAATTTCAAAACGGAAACGGAAAACGCCAACAACAAAACGATTATGAACATCAGAAAGTTCAGCATTTTCTCGATGATTATCACGGGCTTCATCTTTTACAAATATCTGATTTCGGATTCAACGCTCTTTTCGGTTGGGCTCATCGCGTTTGAATTGACGGCTCAACTTGCGCCTTCATTTTTCGGGGCGATTTTCTGGCGACGCGGTAGTTTTTCGGGTGCGGTTGTGGGAATTATTGCGGGAGTTTTGATCTGCTACCTCAATCTGATCCTTCCCAATTACTTTGACACCACTTATCAAAATTCGGGACTCTTCAAATTTTTCACGATTCCGTATCTGTCGCCAGTTGCCAATACCTTTTTCTGGAGTTTGTTGGTCAATGCGGGACTTTTCATCATGATCTCCACCAATGTTGTCGCTCATTATCGGGAAAGAAATTTCGCGGAACTTTTTGTGGACATCAACGACTACATCCGAAGCCACGAAAATGCCTATATCTGGAAAGGAACCGCCAATATTTCAGATATCAGAAAGATTCTCACCCGTTTTCTCGGTGAAAAAAAGACGGAACAGGCACTGAAAATCTTTAACCTAAAATACAATATCAGCGACGAAAACGATACCGCGGATTCAAGGTTCATCAAGTTTTCAGAAAATTTACTGAGCGGAAGAATCGGCACAGCTTCAGCAAAAATTTTAATTGAGGGCGTAACCAAAGAAGACAAAATCTCGCTCCCCGAAGTGCTGAGAATCCTGGAGGAATCCAAAGAGAACATCACGCTCAACAAACAGCTCACCGAACAGTCGAGACAACTCACCAAACTCTCATCGGAGCTGCAAAGCGCCAATCAGAATCTCTTGGTTAAAGACAAGGAAAAAGACGAGTTCTTAGATACTGTTGCACACGAGTTGAGAACTCCGCTCACCGCAATCCGCGCGACGAGCGAAATTTTGATGGACGATGACGAAATGCCTTTGGAAATTAGAAAAGACTTTCTGGAAAACATCATCACTGAATCCGACCGTCTCAATGAAATCATCAACGACATCCTCTACCTCGACAAACTTGAGACAGGTGAATTCCCGCTCCAAATTCAGCGTAACAATATCATCGACACTTTTCACAAAGCGGTGAAACCTCTGATACACCTTTTCGAGCAAAGAAACCTCCACCATTCGGAAGTAAATCTCTTGGAGAATGAGTTTTATGAATTCGACGAACAGCGGATTATTCAGGTGTTTCAAAATATTTTAGGAAACGCACTGAAATTCACCAACGAACAGGGAATGATCCAGACAAAGTTTCAGCAGAAAGAAAACCGACTGAAAATCTCAATTTTCAATACAGGAAAAACAATTCCTGAAGAAGATCTGAAATACATCTTCGACAAGTTTTACCAAAGCAGAAACCAAAACCTCCAGAAACCCGTCGGAAGCGGACTTGGTTTAGCCATCTGTAAGAAAATTATTGATGCACATGGCGGAGAAATCGCGGTAAAGAACAAGGACATTGGGGTTAGTTTTGAGATTTATTTGAAGACGGAAGATGTGGAAACCCGAAAGATTTAA